A genome region from Penicillium psychrofluorescens genome assembly, chromosome: 3 includes the following:
- a CDS encoding uncharacterized protein (ID:PFLUO_004624-T1.cds;~source:funannotate), with protein MTSAHPQNQHVNYGRPSTAPFAIPPPPPPPPPPQTNNANNAQPDNQPLTSATYIPRHDPPLTSATYIPGHDTIGVGIPPLFEPRTQYEAYSHNQPRLNQGHGISSVDGTYTRDDAALYGNVHYDKAQPSGASRPLEIGKSPSNRHNGTGDLSPNDAPDHWPLDRVLLWLAVNGFSDDWQETFKALELQGGEFLELGLGSGGRGNLGKMHQVVYPQLAKECARRGSKYDQAHEREEGKRMRRLIRQIQDGSQEASVSTPQRTDPPQFSAEPVPSFYTNAEPRSAGGGNDLYSDPSAALQAPSSAQRTNGQMRSVTGPPTSAGHESSTVDSPSRESATWFRSEASRNALSSLSDQRRKSPSVSSDSSPYPAPSSYRQDKDSPKSGSPAMQQVSPAYPGLSSSSATDLTIRREHSRGNSTESIPGAGYGPGSTARYYDSRRQGPDGTRPSPQDRQFSSEISSSLPREQSKGIFNRFWRKAKLDSSHPSPDDQFLESPTSPEAHPNGPYPQPTLNSSEVSVGERPSSTNASDPEKVVRTKHTSKSKRWILATMDGWNYRLIDVSEMETVESLRTGICQNLGISDWGNAQIFVTEPGQSEHEEPVNDTNLSLYRRNRCDPYGSLKLFVRGTVTQSAQTTPRFDGLGVSIPEKPVPSPTTSQHQLHRKPLDDDALNRISPHTPGKSLGSPSQATFKASPAANGSQDQNADSEKDIRTRYEDHLREVERKQKAYRNSRLHPSQVPKESPGETGIRGTKVIDFDKGRNSPYEKDTFSKTDTLKPLRKAPSAPNESNTLTKVNSLSKRPGDRERAGPPQPVQTHGLGAMIASMGRMGGAIGTPSPSVAVPPSPSNRDSANSETITLDSAASASSQTTPNSSRPSSKLTTEQEAQKSQESFAAPSPAKTPSTSSRKPSLQSRKSFGPEFVFEEHEVSFQRSPNPPTAEESDDSSDDGLWAMRPPNQTKQAEASPQKQRPTLTVDTENNRNSKVRFKSPIDVARSSHTSGGETSDDKEKKSGTWYDGDEPDTSEEEKPPGPVFNREDIWASRPPVEGVIDDLDKFFPNIDLDAPYLDGPPSPNSRGHVEQKQEAPTSAASHSGPSPVDSSYDAESSTVKPNDAGAYARRAVSRSGGGLQRMKSIREVAQGANKANRTQSISGASGPRGGDMLRRRSTTKMFGAKIMQISPKPGGQINRLDPIPSSSQAAAAAATAAAGNAPPQRQPTFRIIRGKLIGKGTYGRVYLGINADNGEVLAVKQVEINARIAGMDKDRIKEMVAALNQEIDTMQHLEHPNIVQYLGCERGEFSISIYLEYISGGSIGSCLRKHGKFEESVVKSLTRQTLSGLAYLHDKGILHRDLKADNILLDLDGTCKISDFGISKKTDNIYGNDSTNSMQGSVFWMAPEVIQSQGRGYSAKVDIWSLGCVVLEMFAGRRPWSKEEAIGAIFKLGSLSEAPPIPEDVSLTITPAALSFMLDCFTIDTYDRPTAGTLLTRHPFCEADPTYDFLNTELYAKIRDVL; from the exons aTGACATCCGCCCATCCACAGAATCAACATGTGAATTATGGCCGCCCCTCGACTGCACCTTTCGCGatccctccccctcctccccctccgcctccgcctcaaACGAACAACGCGAACAACGCCCAGCCTGACAACCAGCCTCTCACATCCGCAACTTATATCCCGCGGCACGACCCGCCACTTACATCCGCCACATATATTCCCGGTCATGACACTATTGGCGTCGGTATCCCACCCTTGTTTGAACCACGGACGCAGTACGAAGCATACAGCCATAACCAACCGCGACTGAATCAAGGGCACGGCATTTCCAGTGTCGATGGGACATACACAAGAGACGACGCGGCCCTCTATGGGAATGTTCACTACGACAAGGCGCAACCCTCGGGCGCAAGCCGGCCCCTCGAGATCGGAAAGTCGCCGAGCAATCGTCACAACGGGACCGGCGACCTATCACCCAACGACGCTCCTGATCACTGGCCATTGGATCGAGTCCTTTTGTGGCTGGCCGTGAATGGATTCTCCGATGACTGGCAAGAAACATTCAAGGCATTGGAGCTCCAAGGAGGCGAGTTTCTCGAGCTGGGTCTTGGGTCTGGTGGACGGGGCAACCTTGGCAAGATGCATCAAGTTGTTTACCCCCAGTTGGCCAAGGAGTGTGCCCGGCGGGGCTCTAAATATGACCAAGCCCACGAAcgagaggaagggaagcgCATGCGTAGGTTGAttcgccaaatccaagatgGTTCACAGGAGGCCTCGGTCTCTACGCCCCAACGAACGGACCCTCCGCAGTTCTCAGCGGAGCCCGTGCCAAGTTTCTATACGAACGCCGAGCCTCGCTctgctggtggtggtaatGACTTGTATTCCGACCCGTCGGCTGCGTTGCAGGCTCCGTCTTCCGCCCAGAGAACAAATGGACAAATGCGGTCTGTTACTGGGCCACCAACATCAGCTGGGCATGAATCTTCGACGGTTGATTCCCCTTCACGGGAGTCGGCAACCTGGTTTCGATCGGAAGCATCACGAAATGCTCTGTCATCCCTCAGCGACCAGAGACGAAAAAGCCCCTCAGTCTCCAGCGATTCGAGTCCCTATCCAGCGCCATCTTCTTACCGCCAGGACAAAGATAGCCCGAAGAGCGGCAGTCCAGCCATGCAGCAGGTGTCACCTGCTTACCCAGGGCTGAGCTCCTCGTCCGCCACAGATCTGACCATCAGACGCGAACATTCCCGGGGCAACAGTACAGAATCAATTCCCGGCGCCGGTTATGGTCCTGGGTCTACAGCAAGGTACTATGATTCCCGCAGACAGGGCCCGGATGGCACTCGTCCTTCTCCCCAAGACCGCCAATTCAGCTCGGAAATCTCGTCCTCGCTTCCGAGAGAGCAGAGCAAGGGTATTTTTAACCGCTTTTGGAGGAAGGCCAAGCTTGACTCGAGCCATCCGTCGCCGGATGATCAGTTTCTGGAGTCTCCAACAAGCCCAGAAGCCCATCCGAATGGGCCTTATCCTCAGCCGACCCTCAATTCCAGCGAGGTCTCTGTTGGCGAACGCCCGTCATCGACAAACGCGTCGGATCCCGAGAAGGTCGTGAGGACAAAACACACCAGCAAAAGCAAACGGTGGATCTTGGCCACCATGGATGGTTGGAACTACCGCCTCATTGACGTGTCTGAGATGGAAACGGTTGAGTCCCTGCGTACCGGGATTTGCCAGAACCTTGGTATTTCGGATTGGGGCAATGCGCAGATTTTTGTCACTGAGCCGGGGCAGTCGGAGCATGAGGAGCCCGTCAATGATACGAATCTGTCGCTCTACCGCAGAAACAGATGCGACCCTTATGGTTCGTTGAAGTTGTTCGTGCGAGGCACTGTTACACAGTCTGCGCAGACTACTCCCCGATTCGACGGTCTGGGGGTCTCAATACCAGAAAAACCTGTCCCCTCTCCCACAACCTCGCAACACCAACTCCACAGGAAACcgctggatgatgatgctCTCAATAGGATATCACCACATACTCCAGGCAAGTCACTAGGCTCGCCCTCGCAAGCGACGTTCAAGGCGTCTCCTGCCGCAAATGGTTCTCAAGATCAAAATGCCGACTCCGAGAAGGATATCCGTACCCGCTACGAGGATCACTTGCGCGAAGTCGAGCGCAAGCAGAAGGCATATCGGAATTCCCGGTTGCACCCCTCGCAAGTGCCAAAAGAATCCCCCGGCGAAACTGGCATCAGAGGGACCAAAGTCATTGATTTCGACAAGGGTCGCAATTCTCCCTATGAAAAGGACACCTTTTCCAAGACCGATACACTGAAGCCCCTTCGGAAAGCACCGAGCGCACCGAATGAGTCCAACACGCTTACCAAGGTCAACTCCCTCAGCAAAAGACCTGGTGATCGTGAGCGGGCAGGCCCGCCGCAACCTGTCCAAACACACGGTCTTGGAGCCATGATTGCGAGCATGGGGCGCATGGGTGGTGCCATCGGTACGCCATCACCTTCCGTAGCGGTTCCCCCCAGTCCCTCGAACCGGGATAGTGCCAACTCAGAGACGATTACTCTGGATTCTGCTGCGTCTGCATCGAGTCAGACAACTCCGA ACTCCTCAAGGCCCTCTTCGAAGTTGACTACCGAACAAGAAGCACAGAAATCTCAGGAATCATTTGCCGCTCCCTCTCCGGCGAAGACACCGTCGACGTCATCGCGGAAGCCCTCTCTCCAGTCTCGAAAGTCGTTTGGACCCGAATTCGTGTTCGAGGAGCATGAAGTATCATTCCAGCGATCTCCTAATCCGCCAACAGCAGAGGAATCTGATGATAGTTCTGACGACGGTCTTTGGGCAATGCGTCCCCCAAACCAGACTAAGCAAGCGGAGGCTAGTCCTCAAAAGCAAAGGCCCACTCTCACTGTCGACACTGAGAACAACAGGAATTCAAAGGTTCGGTTCAAGTCTCCGATCGATGTTGCCCGATCGTCGCATACCTCTGGCGGGGAGACATCTGAcgacaaagaaaagaagtcCGGTACCTGGTATGACGGGGATGAGCCGGATACGtctgaagaggagaaaccACCCGGCCCAGTGTTCAACCGAGAAGACATTTGGGCCAGTAGACCTCCAGTAGAGGGTGTCATTGACGATCTTGATAAGTTCTTCCCGAACATCGATCTTGATGCTCCCTACCTAGATgggccgccgtcgccaaATAGCCGAGGCCACGTCGAGCAGAAACAGGAGGCTCCAACTTCTGCTGCATCGCACTCTGGCCCAAGTCCCGTCGATTCATCTTACGATGCGGAGTCATCGACCGTGAAGCCGAATGACGCCGGAGCTTATGCTCGTCGCGCAGTCTCGCGCAGTGGTGGCGGCCTTCAGCGGATGAAGTCTATTCGAGAGGTGGCCCAAGGCGCGAACAAGGCCAACAGGACGCAGAGTATCAGTGGGGCCAGCGGCCCTAGAGGAGGGGACATGCTGCGCCGCAGAAGCACGACCAAGATGTTCGGTGCCAAAATCATGCAAATCAGCCCTAAGCCAGGCGGTCAAATCAATCGGCTTGACCCTATTCCGAGTAGCAGccaggctgctgctgctgctgctactgctgctgctggcaATGCGCCGCCGCAACGACAGCCCACTTTCCGTATCATCCGCGGTAAGCTCATCGGCAAAGGAACCTACGGCCGGGTGTATCTGGGCATCAACGCGGACAATGGTGAAGTCTTGGCTGTGAAGCAAGTCGAGATCAACGCCCGGATTGCAGGCATGGACAAAGACCGTatcaaggagatggtggcTGCGCTGAACCAGGAAATTGACACGATGCAACACCTCGAACACCCTAATATCGTCCAGTATCTCGGTTGCGAGCGTGGCGAATTTTCCATCTCTATCTACCTCGAGTATATCTCCGGTGGCTCGATTGGAAGCTGTCTTCGAAAACACGGGAAATTCGAAGAGAGCGTCGTCAAGTCCCTTACACGGCAGACCCTCAGCGGACTCGCATACCTGCACGACAAGGGAATTCTCCACCGCGACCTCAAAGCAGATAACAtcctcctggatctcgacGGGACATGCAAGATCTCTGATTTCGGCATCTCTAAGAAAACCGACAATATTTACGGCAACGACTCCACCAACTCCATGCAGGGCTCGGTCTTCTGGATGGCCCCGGAGGTCATCCAGTCCCAGGGCCGCGGCTACAGCGCCAAAGTCGATATCTGGTCCCTTGGTTGTGTGGTTCTGGAAATGTTCGCTGGCCGTCGCCCGTGGAGCAAGGAAGAGGCTATCGGCGCCATCTTCAAGTTGGGTAGTCTCAGCGAGGCTCCTCCCATCCCGGAAGATGTATCTTTGACAATCACTCCTGCGGCGCTGTCTTTCATGCTGGACTGCTTCACCAT AGATACCTACGACCGTCCCACAGCCGGGACCCTGCTCACGCGCCACCCCTTCTGCGAAGCAGATCCGACCTACGATTTCCTCAATACGGAACTCTACGCCAAGATCCGCGATGTCCTCTAA